A single Microcoleus sp. FACHB-672 DNA region contains:
- the cheB gene encoding chemotaxis-specific protein-glutamate methyltransferase CheB: protein MTIRVLLVEDSPVALTILKRMLASSPDITVVGTARTGKEGLALIPQLQPQVICTDLHMPQMDGLEFTQEVMANFPRPILVISSSVQPENTHTVFRLLQAGAVDVFPKPHGALGPNYESIRQELISKIRILSGVAVFTLRRKKTTTEPASFNPQPKPLSVKDTIVKDTKNRESKIPKQQAQPAKQPPLVLPSPPQPLAVSNQHLAVKKILAIGASTGGPQALHTILTQLPANFPVPVICVQHISEGFLKGLVDWLNGECSLSVRIATAGEYPAAGTIYFPPEQHHLEVDNKGRFHCSPAPPVSGHRPSVTVTFNSVANFYGKSAASVLLTGMGRDGADGMLSISKVGGLTIAQDEKSCVVFGMPKEAIALGSAQYILPLTEIAPVLLNKILVKKI, encoded by the coding sequence ATGACAATTCGCGTTTTGCTGGTAGAAGATTCACCTGTGGCGCTCACCATTCTTAAACGGATGCTAGCCTCATCCCCTGATATTACAGTGGTGGGAACGGCTCGCACCGGCAAGGAGGGTTTGGCCCTCATTCCTCAACTTCAGCCCCAAGTGATCTGCACGGACTTGCATATGCCTCAAATGGATGGACTGGAATTCACCCAAGAAGTGATGGCAAACTTCCCGCGCCCAATTTTGGTGATCAGTTCTTCAGTGCAGCCAGAAAATACGCACACTGTTTTTCGTCTGCTGCAAGCAGGGGCGGTGGATGTGTTTCCCAAACCTCATGGTGCGCTCGGCCCGAATTACGAATCCATCCGCCAGGAATTGATCAGCAAAATTAGGATACTATCTGGCGTGGCTGTTTTTACCCTGCGGCGCAAAAAAACAACCACGGAACCAGCATCTTTTAACCCTCAGCCAAAGCCGCTGAGCGTCAAAGATACTATCGTCAAAGACACTAAGAATCGCGAGAGCAAAATTCCAAAGCAACAAGCCCAGCCGGCCAAACAACCGCCACTCGTTCTCCCCTCTCCCCCTCAGCCCTTAGCAGTTAGCAATCAGCACTTAGCCGTCAAAAAAATATTGGCAATTGGGGCATCCACCGGCGGTCCCCAAGCACTGCACACTATTCTCACTCAACTGCCGGCAAATTTCCCGGTGCCGGTGATTTGTGTGCAACACATCAGCGAGGGGTTTTTAAAAGGATTGGTGGATTGGTTAAATGGGGAGTGTTCTCTTTCCGTAAGAATTGCCACGGCGGGTGAGTATCCTGCTGCCGGCACGATTTATTTTCCACCAGAGCAGCATCATTTAGAAGTGGATAACAAAGGCCGGTTTCACTGTTCTCCTGCGCCACCTGTCTCTGGACATCGTCCCTCTGTAACCGTTACGTTTAACTCGGTAGCTAACTTTTACGGCAAGTCCGCTGCGAGTGTCCTCTTAACAGGAATGGGCCGAGACGGTGCAGATGGAATGCTCAGTATCAGCAAAGTCGGTGGTCTCACCATCGCTCAAGATGAGAAGAGTTGTGTCGTTTTTGGGATGCCGAAAGAAGCGATTGCCCTCGGTTCCGCTCAGTATATTTTGCCGCTGACTGAAATTGCTCCGGTGTTATTAAACAAGATATTGGTTAAAAAGATATAG